In Ruminococcaceae bacterium BL-6, a genomic segment contains:
- a CDS encoding ABC-type sugar transport system, periplasmic component produces the protein MKKKFPVILSLALTAALLGGCASTGPSGGQSAGAAAQNSGAEKKYKVAYIARAQSDSFAAWLANSVKDEAAKYPSISLEIFDGEANDDKENTMIENAITNKFDCIIVQPNNGEAQRPYVEKIVAAGIKAITTNAAISGIEGSSSVDADPYEQAAVNAREAVKQVPKNANVVVLKGPSGNFHADQRRVSWQKEFFDKRSDVKIVGEQIANWNKDEAMKYMEDWVQSNDRIDAVISMNDNMCAGALEVVKDNSKFSKMLAYGVDGTAEGCLLIQEGKMTSTCMQSAYDLATKIMDTANKLLTGAETQIDTKIDAPLVNKDNVEQYIEMYKKAGAIK, from the coding sequence ATGAAAAAGAAATTCCCGGTTATCTTGTCTCTGGCGCTCACAGCCGCCCTGCTGGGGGGATGTGCTTCCACAGGCCCGTCGGGCGGGCAGTCCGCCGGCGCGGCGGCGCAGAATTCGGGCGCCGAAAAGAAGTATAAGGTCGCTTACATCGCGAGGGCACAGTCCGATTCCTTCGCCGCGTGGCTTGCGAATTCCGTCAAGGATGAAGCGGCGAAATACCCCAGCATATCGCTGGAGATTTTTGACGGCGAGGCCAACGACGACAAAGAGAACACGATGATCGAAAACGCGATCACCAACAAGTTCGACTGCATCATCGTGCAGCCGAACAACGGCGAGGCACAGAGGCCCTATGTGGAAAAGATCGTCGCGGCCGGTATCAAGGCCATTACGACGAACGCCGCGATCAGCGGAATCGAGGGCTCTTCCTCCGTGGATGCCGACCCGTACGAGCAGGCCGCCGTCAATGCGCGGGAAGCGGTAAAACAGGTGCCGAAGAACGCGAATGTGGTTGTGCTCAAGGGGCCGTCCGGAAACTTCCACGCGGATCAGCGCCGCGTCAGCTGGCAGAAGGAATTCTTCGACAAGCGCTCGGATGTGAAGATCGTCGGGGAGCAGATCGCCAACTGGAACAAGGACGAAGCGATGAAATATATGGAAGACTGGGTGCAGTCGAACGACAGGATCGACGCCGTCATCTCCATGAACGACAATATGTGCGCCGGCGCGCTCGAGGTCGTGAAAGACAACTCCAAGTTTTCCAAGATGCTCGCTTACGGTGTGGATGGCACCGCGGAGGGCTGCCTGCTGATTCAGGAAGGGAAAATGACCTCCACCTGCATGCAGAGCGCCTATGATCTCGCCACGAAGATCATGGATACGGCGAACAAGCTTCTGACGGGGGCGGAAACCCAGATCGATACGAAGATCGACGCCCCGCTCGTCAACAAGGACAATGTCGAGCAGTACATTGAAATGTACAAGAAGGCGGGAGCCATCAAATAG
- the rbsC gene encoding ribose ABC transporter (permease) (Evidence 2a : Function from experimental evidences in other organisms; PubMedId : 7921236, 15849754, 16850406; Product type t : transporter) — protein sequence MQTSTYGENRIWSAVKKKYSIFLAVFALFLICSFASPNFLSATNLTNISRQLAVTTILAFGETILIISGMLDLSSGAVLAFSGVLAVSAFKATNSILVAFLVGILVSLFCNLLNAVMVTTFKAPAFIATLAMQAMARGAALLFTKGQNILQLGKFTKIGQGSVYGLPTPIIFLIVITVITWYTLRHTRFGRSLYAIGGNEEAAVASGINVARVKYKAFLLNGLLVGIAGIIFMSRVNAGLPNGAKDYETQALTAAIIGGTSFSGGVGTAPGTLAGAFIVGFLDNIMNLKGVDSYLQQIVRGFIIAIAVIYDIWAKTRKTNSRLGSIENQGGKKGKGRREETKEHEEEENPEQNPEIEKKEKASAGNTRDV from the coding sequence ATGCAAACAAGTACATATGGCGAAAATCGTATCTGGTCCGCGGTCAAGAAAAAATACAGCATTTTTCTCGCGGTATTTGCACTGTTTTTAATCTGTTCGTTTGCAAGCCCGAATTTTCTTTCCGCGACGAACCTGACCAATATTTCCAGGCAGCTCGCCGTCACGACGATTCTCGCGTTCGGTGAGACCATTCTGATCATCAGCGGGATGCTCGACCTGTCGTCCGGGGCGGTTCTGGCGTTTTCGGGCGTGCTCGCGGTCAGCGCGTTCAAGGCGACGAATTCCATTCTGGTGGCGTTTCTGGTCGGCATACTGGTCAGCCTGTTCTGCAACCTGCTCAACGCCGTCATGGTCACGACGTTCAAGGCGCCCGCTTTTATCGCCACCCTGGCCATGCAGGCCATGGCGCGCGGCGCGGCCCTGCTTTTTACGAAAGGCCAGAACATCCTTCAGCTCGGGAAATTTACAAAGATAGGGCAGGGCAGTGTATACGGGCTTCCCACCCCGATCATCTTTCTGATCGTCATCACGGTCATCACTTGGTACACCTTGAGGCACACCCGGTTCGGGCGCTCCCTTTACGCGATCGGCGGAAACGAAGAGGCCGCGGTCGCTTCCGGAATCAATGTGGCCCGCGTGAAATACAAGGCGTTCCTTCTGAACGGCCTGCTGGTCGGCATCGCTGGGATCATTTTTATGTCCCGCGTCAACGCCGGTCTCCCGAACGGTGCGAAGGATTATGAAACCCAGGCGCTGACGGCCGCGATCATCGGCGGAACCAGCTTCTCCGGCGGCGTCGGCACCGCGCCCGGCACGCTCGCCGGCGCGTTCATCGTCGGGTTCCTGGACAATATCATGAATCTGAAGGGCGTGGATTCCTATCTGCAGCAGATCGTACGCGGCTTCATCATCGCAATCGCGGTCATCTACGACATCTGGGCAAAGACCCGCAAAACGAACAGCCGGCTCGGCAGCATTGAAAATCAGGGAGGAAAGAAAGGAAAAGGCAGGCGGGAAGAAACGAAAGAACACGAAGAAGAGGAAAATCCGGAGCAGAACCCTGAAATCGAAAAAAAGGAGAAGGCTTCGGCGGGAAACACGCGGGATGTTTGA
- the rbsA gene encoding ribose ABC transporter (ATP-binding protein) (Evidence 2a : Function from experimental evidences in other organisms; PubMedId : 7921236; Product type t : transporter), giving the protein MEPIIKLRASKIEKSFPGVKALDQIDFAVRKGTVHVLCGENGAGKSTLMKIINGIYQPDAGQIFIDEKPVKIANPIQARSLGISMIFQEMNYVPEMTVEENLFLANWPVSRLKKVDWAEIRKRTLELLKSENLSYPPDMPLKYLTVSDIQMLEIIKAVSRDSQIIIMDEPTSAITNREVKLLFEKIRELKKRGVSIIYISHKLDEVFQIADDITILRDGAVVASKPKEELDIDAVITLMVGRKLSSNYPKEKVPIGERLLDVENLTRNGVFRDVGFHLNEGEIVGFAGLMGAGRTEVMRSLFGLDPVSSGTVKIRGKPVQIKNVRDSIRNKMVMLSEDRRRFGIIPIRSVEENTTLSNLKSIFYHGRLHKNKEHKMVQDIFGKLRVKTPSLETPIESLSGGNQQKIVLAKWMICNPDILILDEPTRGIDVGAKYEIYKLITGLVRERKAVLMVSSELPELIGMCDRIYIMNQGRIAGEIERGSFSQELIMKYATGVLKDEVE; this is encoded by the coding sequence ATGGAACCAATCATTAAATTGCGGGCATCCAAGATCGAAAAGTCCTTCCCCGGCGTAAAAGCGCTGGATCAGATCGATTTTGCGGTCAGAAAAGGGACCGTGCACGTCTTGTGCGGGGAGAATGGGGCCGGAAAATCGACGTTGATGAAAATCATCAACGGAATTTATCAGCCGGATGCGGGACAGATTTTCATCGACGAAAAGCCGGTAAAAATCGCGAACCCCATTCAGGCGCGAAGCCTGGGGATTTCCATGATTTTTCAGGAAATGAACTACGTCCCCGAAATGACGGTGGAGGAGAATCTGTTTTTGGCAAACTGGCCGGTCAGCCGGCTGAAGAAGGTGGACTGGGCGGAAATCAGAAAGCGCACGCTGGAACTGCTGAAATCCGAAAATCTTTCCTACCCGCCGGATATGCCGCTGAAATATCTGACGGTTTCGGATATTCAGATGCTGGAAATCATCAAGGCCGTTTCCCGCGATTCGCAGATCATCATCATGGATGAACCCACTTCCGCGATTACCAACCGGGAAGTGAAGCTCCTTTTTGAAAAGATCAGGGAATTGAAAAAACGTGGGGTCTCGATCATTTACATCTCCCACAAGCTCGACGAGGTCTTTCAGATCGCGGATGACATTACGATTCTGCGCGACGGGGCCGTGGTGGCTTCCAAGCCGAAGGAGGAGCTCGATATCGATGCGGTCATTACCCTGATGGTGGGAAGAAAGCTGTCCAGCAATTATCCGAAAGAAAAGGTGCCGATCGGAGAACGGCTTCTCGATGTGGAAAATCTTACCCGGAACGGCGTTTTCCGGGACGTTGGCTTTCATCTGAACGAAGGGGAGATCGTCGGTTTCGCGGGGCTGATGGGCGCGGGAAGAACGGAAGTCATGCGTTCCTTGTTCGGGCTGGATCCCGTTTCCTCCGGAACAGTGAAGATCAGGGGAAAGCCGGTGCAGATTAAAAACGTCAGGGACAGCATACGGAATAAAATGGTCATGCTGTCGGAGGACCGCAGAAGGTTCGGGATCATTCCGATCAGAAGCGTTGAGGAAAACACGACGCTTTCCAATTTAAAATCGATTTTTTACCACGGCAGGCTGCATAAAAACAAAGAGCACAAAATGGTTCAGGACATTTTCGGAAAGCTGAGGGTGAAGACCCCTTCGCTGGAAACACCGATCGAGTCGCTGAGCGGTGGAAATCAGCAGAAAATCGTCCTTGCAAAATGGATGATCTGCAATCCGGATATTCTGATTTTGGATGAACCCACAAGGGGAATCGATGTGGGCGCGAAATACGAGATCTACAAGCTGATCACCGGTCTGGTCCGGGAGCGCAAAGCGGTTCTGATGGTCTCTTCGGAACTGCCGGAGCTGATCGGGATGTGCGACCGCATCTATATCATGAATCAGGGCAGGATTGCCGGGGAGATCGAACGCGGTTCGTTTTCCCAGGAGCTGATTATGAAATACGCAACGGGCGTTTTAAAGGATGAGGTGGAGTAA
- a CDS encoding Sugar kinase, translating to MKMMNQKASNIEVRKMNKSLIFDYIYRNGQLSKQDIAYALNMSLPTVTQNLKELFSRGLILEDGQFESTGGRKAKAISYNSNACFAVGLDITRNHIGIVLINLGGQVIRNARIRRQFENSEDYFRGLGDLIHQFVEEAKIDGRKICGVGIAVPGILSDDNQTVVYSPVLGFTGGTCESFSRYIPYPCILYNDANAAGFAELWNSENIHNVVYLSLSDSVGGSILIDNNLYFGENQRSGEFGHMIIVPEGKQCYCGQKGCVDAYCSARILSESSHGNISEFFSLLRAGSEPQTEIWKEYLYHLALTINNLRMLFDCNVILGGYVGSYIDEYIDVIRDMVAKRNTFEVDGSYLKPCSYKLESIAVGAALMHIKKFIDNI from the coding sequence ATGAAAATGATGAATCAAAAAGCCAGCAATATCGAAGTCAGAAAAATGAATAAAAGCCTGATTTTTGATTATATCTACCGGAACGGCCAGCTTTCCAAGCAGGATATCGCCTATGCGCTGAATATGAGCCTGCCGACGGTGACACAGAATTTGAAGGAGCTTTTTAGCCGGGGACTCATTCTGGAGGACGGTCAATTCGAATCGACCGGGGGAAGGAAGGCGAAGGCCATTTCCTATAATAGCAACGCGTGTTTTGCAGTGGGTTTGGATATCACCAGAAATCACATCGGCATCGTGCTGATCAATTTGGGAGGACAGGTGATCCGCAACGCGCGGATCAGAAGGCAGTTCGAAAATTCGGAGGATTATTTCAGGGGGCTTGGGGATCTGATCCATCAATTTGTGGAGGAAGCAAAAATCGACGGCCGAAAAATCTGCGGGGTCGGCATCGCGGTTCCAGGCATTTTATCTGACGACAACCAGACTGTGGTTTATTCGCCTGTGCTTGGGTTTACCGGCGGCACCTGCGAAAGCTTTTCCCGATACATCCCTTATCCCTGTATCCTTTATAACGACGCGAATGCCGCCGGATTCGCCGAGCTGTGGAATTCCGAAAATATTCACAATGTGGTTTATCTGTCACTCAGCGACAGCGTCGGCGGCTCGATCCTGATCGACAACAATCTTTATTTCGGGGAAAACCAGCGGAGCGGGGAGTTCGGCCATATGATCATCGTCCCGGAGGGAAAACAGTGCTATTGCGGGCAGAAAGGATGTGTGGATGCCTACTGCTCTGCCCGGATTCTGTCGGAAAGCTCCCATGGAAACATTTCGGAATTCTTTTCCCTGCTGCGTGCCGGAAGCGAACCCCAGACGGAAATCTGGAAGGAATACCTCTATCACCTTGCCCTCACTATCAATAACCTGAGAATGCTGTTTGACTGCAATGTCATTCTCGGGGGATATGTGGGGAGCTACATTGACGAATATATCGACGTCATTCGGGATATGGTTGCAAAACGCAATACGTTTGAAGTGGATGGCTCCTATCTGAAGCCGTGCAGCTATAAGCTGGAATCCATCGCCGTGGGTGCGGCGCTGATGCACATCAAAAAGTTCATTGACAATATTTAA
- a CDS encoding Phage DNA invertase, with the protein MINLFNCNILYKSKLEGLIKKMDNFFTTEEIYKKVACLYRVSTKKQVDKEDIPMQKKACREFIKQHKNWVLYKEYFEKGVSGYKKYAAQRDVLQEVRQAALDHKFDILLVFMFDRLGRKEDETPFVVEWFTQQGIEVWSAKEGQQKFEHHVDKLMNYIRFWQASGESEKTSIRVDTKLKQMAHDGLFHGGTPPYGYHLVPSGKYNKKKKELLKIEIDTEQANVIRQIFNYATQYGFGKVRIAQALNQKGIKSLSNGMWNSATIGFILKNPVYKGYPAYGKRSNKSGTNLNQPKEDWILSDKKLEELAIISEKQWKETQDVIQNNKNTRLSNVQNKVTKSPCLFVGKIFCGYCRSPLTTTYNYKWNKDHTKQYKYTKYRCSGKASKCIECQGQTIYSAPIIEKTVLNQIYQHWFKLYSIELNDRNFKTNNVQHSKQKLNIIERKISQEKKEKNVLLQEISKSLMGESVFDSKTLSSLISDKEEKIKSLIQQKEELKKQFNNVQNTEHYKRTIKDVIKNWDSFLKQLDFNKKKMLLRLIINKIIVYKDRIDITFNEDISSFIDLYCNETKKVVDR; encoded by the coding sequence TTGATTAATCTCTTTAATTGTAATATACTATATAAAAGCAAACTGGAGGGATTAATAAAAAAAATGGATAATTTTTTTACAACAGAAGAAATCTATAAAAAAGTAGCTTGCTTATATAGAGTATCAACTAAAAAACAGGTTGATAAAGAAGATATTCCCATGCAAAAAAAAGCTTGTAGAGAATTTATTAAGCAACATAAAAATTGGGTATTATATAAAGAATACTTTGAAAAAGGAGTAAGCGGATATAAAAAATATGCCGCACAAAGAGATGTTTTACAAGAGGTTAGACAAGCCGCCTTAGATCATAAATTTGATATTCTTCTTGTCTTTATGTTTGACAGATTAGGAAGAAAAGAAGATGAAACACCATTTGTTGTAGAATGGTTTACACAGCAAGGAATAGAAGTTTGGAGTGCTAAAGAAGGGCAACAAAAATTTGAACATCATGTAGATAAGCTCATGAATTATATTAGATTTTGGCAAGCATCAGGAGAAAGCGAAAAGACTTCTATCCGAGTGGATACTAAGCTAAAACAAATGGCTCACGATGGTTTGTTCCATGGCGGTACACCACCTTATGGTTATCATTTAGTACCTTCTGGTAAGTATAATAAAAAGAAAAAAGAATTGCTTAAAATAGAAATAGATACAGAGCAGGCTAATGTTATTAGGCAAATATTCAATTATGCTACACAATATGGATTTGGAAAAGTAAGAATTGCACAAGCATTAAATCAAAAAGGAATTAAATCTTTAAGTAATGGAATGTGGAATTCTGCAACGATTGGATTTATTTTAAAAAACCCAGTATATAAAGGATATCCTGCTTATGGAAAACGTAGTAATAAATCAGGAACTAATTTAAATCAACCAAAAGAAGATTGGATATTGTCAGACAAGAAGCTTGAAGAACTTGCTATTATTTCAGAAAAGCAATGGAAAGAAACACAAGACGTTATACAAAATAATAAGAATACAAGATTAAGTAATGTGCAAAATAAAGTTACAAAATCACCATGCCTTTTTGTAGGTAAAATATTTTGTGGTTATTGTAGGAGTCCATTAACAACAACTTACAATTATAAATGGAATAAAGATCATACAAAACAATACAAATATACAAAATACAGATGTTCAGGTAAAGCAAGTAAGTGTATTGAATGTCAGGGACAAACCATTTATAGTGCGCCAATAATTGAAAAAACTGTATTGAATCAAATTTATCAGCATTGGTTTAAATTATATTCCATAGAACTTAATGACCGCAATTTTAAAACTAACAACGTGCAACATTCTAAACAGAAGTTAAATATAATTGAACGTAAAATATCACAAGAAAAAAAAGAAAAAAATGTTTTATTGCAAGAAATATCTAAAAGCCTTATGGGCGAAAGTGTTTTTGATTCTAAAACTTTATCTTCATTGATAAGTGATAAAGAAGAAAAAATTAAATCTTTAATACAACAAAAAGAAGAATTAAAAAAACAATTTAATAATGTTCAAAATACCGAACATTATAAACGTACAATTAAGGATGTTATAAAAAATTGGGATTCGTTTCTTAAACAACTTGATTTCAATAAAAAGAAAATGCTTTTAAGATTAATCATAAATAAAATTATTGTATATAAAGATAGAATAGATATTACATTCAACGAAGATATATCTTCATTTATAGATTTATATTGTAACGAAACAAAAAAGGTAGTAGACCGATAA
- the dut gene encoding Deoxyuridine 5'-triphosphate nucleotidohydrolase → MNIKVKKLNENAKIPTKGSEYSAGWDLYACINEPIIVKSGKTVKISTGLAFEIPIGYAGFIYARSGLATKHGINLANSVACCDCDYRGDYTVPLHNNSSIDYTINPYDRIAQVVFMPYFTNDIIETNELTDTKRGVKGFGSSGR, encoded by the coding sequence TTGAATATTAAAGTTAAGAAGTTAAATGAAAATGCAAAAATTCCTACTAAAGGTTCAGAATATTCAGCAGGTTGGGACTTATACGCTTGTATTAACGAACCTATCATAGTTAAATCAGGAAAAACAGTTAAAATTTCTACAGGACTTGCTTTTGAAATCCCTATTGGGTATGCAGGATTTATTTATGCAAGAAGTGGATTAGCTACAAAACATGGTATTAATTTAGCTAACAGTGTTGCATGTTGCGATTGTGATTATCGTGGAGACTACACTGTTCCACTACATAATAACAGTTCAATTGATTATACTATAAATCCCTATGATAGAATTGCACAGGTCGTATTTATGCCATATTTTACTAACGATATTATTGAAACAAATGAACTTACAGACACAAAACGCGGAGTAAAAGGATTTGGAAGCTCTGGTAGATGA
- a CDS encoding protein of unknown function (Evidence 5 : Unknown function) — MLHVAIVIIVETTLFHYIITVQLIIL, encoded by the coding sequence GTGTTGCATGTTGCGATTGTGATTATCGTGGAGACTACACTGTTCCACTACATAATAACAGTTCAATTGATTATACTATAA
- a CDS encoding protein of unknown function (Evidence 5 : Unknown function), producing MKMQKFLLKVQNIQQVGTYTLVLTNLS from the coding sequence ATGAAAATGCAAAAATTCCTACTAAAGGTTCAGAATATTCAGCAGGTTGGGACTTATACGCTTGTATTAACGAACCTATCATAG
- a CDS encoding conserved protein of unknown function (Evidence 4 : Unknown function but conserved in other organisms), whose protein sequence is MKIAKNSNQSVVHKIKKEFKKNNYFCPYFIETYGKQVHCFCPDIISAPNGTYCHMKLYYKPQKEDHNN, encoded by the coding sequence TTGAAAATTGCAAAGAATTCAAATCAATCAGTAGTACATAAGATTAAAAAAGAGTTTAAGAAGAACAATTACTTTTGTCCCTATTTCATTGAAACTTATGGAAAACAAGTTCATTGTTTTTGTCCAGATATTATTAGTGCGCCAAACGGTACATATTGTCATATGAAGTTATACTATAAACCACAGAAAGAGGATCATAATAATTGA
- the nrdG gene encoding anaerobic ribonucleotide reductase activating protein (Evidence 2a : Function from experimental evidences in other organisms; PubMedId : 10821845, 20002653, 7852304; Product type e : enzyme), translated as MNIAGIIHESLNDGDGIRTVIFISGCKHNCYNCQNKRLFNFHYGKSFDKSMQDYLINYIKTDQLVDGITLSGGDPLYSAKELIPFLQRVKQECPEKDIWMYTGFSYEEIKNEEILKYIDILVDGQFIDSLKDRTLKFRGSSNQRIIDIQKSLANHKIILYKC; from the coding sequence TTGAATATTGCTGGAATTATCCATGAAAGCTTAAATGATGGAGATGGGATTAGAACTGTAATTTTTATCAGCGGTTGTAAACATAATTGTTATAATTGCCAAAATAAAAGACTTTTTAATTTCCATTACGGAAAATCATTTGACAAATCAATGCAAGATTATTTGATTAATTATATAAAAACAGATCAATTGGTTGACGGGATTACATTAAGTGGCGGTGATCCATTGTACTCAGCTAAAGAACTAATTCCGTTTTTACAACGGGTAAAACAAGAATGTCCAGAAAAAGATATTTGGATGTACACAGGCTTTTCTTATGAGGAAATAAAAAATGAAGAAATTCTAAAATATATTGATATATTGGTAGATGGTCAGTTTATAGACTCGTTAAAAGATAGAACATTAAAATTTCGTGGTTCATCAAACCAAAGAATCATTGATATTCAGAAATCTTTAGCAAATCATAAAATTATATTATATAAGTGTTAA
- a CDS encoding Ribonucleotide reductase of class III (anaerobic), large subunit, which yields MKVTKRDGRIVNFDKTKIVEAIKKAMERTTGGVNLTIANKIADSIEKTNKDLSVEEIQDLVENKLMTTSRKDVAKEYITYRNERTRIREQDKAIYKDADKILNCENITNDNANIDQYSFSGKEERIAEMIHKSYAIDKLFTDRVRKAYNEHWIYIHDLNKYAIGEANCLFADVAKLLKNGFSTRNGDVRGANSVSTAFQLVAVIFQCQSQVQFGGVASAHIDTDIAPYVKISFKKHFKDALKYIGKFDNPDINEIINENKIEIDNNDLKIHYPNSYQYAYDMLNKEGKQGAQALYHNLNTLESRAGSQVPFTSINFGCDTTPEGRLVSKWILEASIDGIGKFHRTSIFPISIFQYKKGINDKPGTPNYDLKLLAIKSMSKRIYPNWVNCDFTQHHEDPNDPDTRKATMGCRTQLGYDRFGMGYKQVGRGNICPTTMILPKLGIEYGICLGKRKEPDLDGFWKAFDKLLDVTRESLLNRFTYIVKQSPKSAPFMYNNGTMADTGKCKDNVYNAVKHGTLAIGFIGLSEMCQALFGKNFVHDKKVYNFALSVIKHIYDFAKESSEKYNLNFSTYATPAEGSCETIATNLRKEYGSIPFVTDKKYTTNSSHVPVWEKVSMNEKLNLEAPFTFYETGGCITYLEIDSGLENNPKGVEKLIDYAMSLNIPYLAINFPIDTCNNCGFQGNIPEKCPRCNSENIERLRRVTGYLSTDVSHFNKGKQQEVDDRVKHNKTVDFGGENT from the coding sequence ATGAAAGTAACTAAGCGTGATGGGCGTATCGTAAATTTTGATAAAACTAAAATTGTAGAAGCTATTAAAAAGGCAATGGAAAGAACTACTGGAGGCGTTAATCTTACTATTGCAAATAAAATAGCTGACTCAATAGAAAAGACTAATAAGGATCTTTCAGTAGAAGAAATTCAGGATTTGGTTGAAAATAAACTTATGACAACAAGCCGAAAAGATGTCGCCAAAGAATACATTACTTACCGTAATGAACGTACAAGAATACGTGAACAGGATAAGGCTATTTATAAAGATGCTGATAAAATATTAAATTGTGAAAATATCACAAATGATAATGCAAACATAGACCAATATTCTTTCAGCGGAAAAGAAGAAAGAATTGCAGAGATGATCCACAAGTCTTATGCAATTGATAAACTTTTTACCGATAGAGTTAGAAAAGCTTATAATGAACATTGGATTTACATCCATGATTTAAATAAATACGCTATTGGTGAAGCAAATTGTTTGTTTGCTGATGTAGCTAAATTACTAAAGAATGGATTTTCTACTCGTAACGGCGATGTTAGAGGAGCTAATTCTGTATCTACAGCATTTCAACTTGTAGCTGTTATTTTTCAATGCCAAAGCCAAGTACAATTTGGCGGAGTAGCTTCAGCACATATAGATACAGATATTGCTCCATACGTAAAAATTTCGTTTAAAAAACATTTTAAAGATGCTTTGAAATATATAGGGAAATTTGATAATCCCGATATTAACGAAATTATTAATGAAAACAAAATCGAAATTGACAATAATGACCTTAAAATACACTATCCAAATTCTTATCAATATGCTTATGATATGCTAAATAAAGAAGGTAAACAGGGGGCACAAGCGTTATATCATAATCTAAATACTCTTGAAAGTAGAGCAGGATCGCAGGTTCCATTTACGAGCATTAATTTTGGTTGTGATACTACTCCAGAAGGAAGATTAGTTTCTAAATGGATTCTTGAAGCATCTATTGATGGTATTGGGAAATTTCATAGAACAAGCATTTTCCCAATTAGCATTTTTCAATACAAGAAAGGTATTAATGACAAACCCGGTACTCCAAATTATGACTTAAAACTTCTAGCAATTAAATCTATGAGTAAACGTATTTATCCTAATTGGGTTAATTGTGATTTTACACAGCATCACGAAGATCCAAACGATCCAGATACAAGAAAGGCTACCATGGGATGTCGCACTCAATTAGGATATGATCGTTTTGGTATGGGTTATAAACAAGTTGGCAGGGGTAATATTTGTCCTACAACAATGATTCTTCCTAAACTTGGAATCGAATATGGGATTTGTCTTGGCAAACGAAAAGAACCTGATCTTGACGGATTCTGGAAAGCATTTGATAAATTACTTGATGTAACACGTGAATCTCTCTTAAATAGATTTACTTACATTGTAAAACAATCTCCAAAGTCTGCCCCATTTATGTATAACAATGGTACAATGGCTGATACGGGCAAGTGCAAAGATAATGTTTACAATGCTGTAAAACACGGTACTTTAGCTATTGGATTTATTGGTCTATCTGAAATGTGTCAGGCATTGTTTGGAAAGAATTTTGTGCATGATAAGAAAGTTTATAATTTTGCCTTGTCAGTAATTAAGCATATTTATGATTTTGCAAAAGAATCATCCGAAAAATATAATCTAAACTTTTCAACATATGCTACTCCAGCCGAGGGAAGTTGTGAAACTATAGCAACGAATCTACGAAAAGAATATGGCTCTATCCCGTTTGTAACAGATAAAAAATACACTACAAATTCTTCACACGTACCCGTATGGGAAAAGGTAAGTATGAATGAAAAGTTAAATCTCGAAGCTCCATTTACCTTTTATGAAACAGGCGGTTGTATTACCTATCTTGAGATTGATAGTGGTCTTGAGAATAATCCTAAAGGTGTAGAAAAGCTAATTGATTATGCCATGTCATTAAATATTCCATACTTAGCTATTAACTTCCCTATTGACACATGCAATAATTGTGGTTTTCAGGGAAACATTCCAGAAAAATGCCCAAGGTGCAATAGTGAAAATATTGAGAGATTAAGAAGGGTAACAGGATATCTTTCAACTGACGTATCTCATTTTAACAAAGGTAAACAACAAGAAGTTGACGATAGAGTAAAACACAATAAGACAGTGGATTTTGGCGGTGAGAATACTTGA